The proteins below come from a single Salinilacihabitans rarus genomic window:
- a CDS encoding DUF5787 family protein produces MTADAETEFGFELRTCRWAEREWPVARATRDDAAVLVARQLGTRRRRWDTLVVECDPDGLRERARFGEERLNGDLLYVLRHAPAEWAYYREALPDPGYPWRYVREAIHDAADRGVLERRRRGNRIEIRRKWPYPDWLRRIVAIENKPDLDASAARALGSQLEHDVAMALADEVWVATRATGERVEPALFEDLPVEAGILALDPESLDGEVTWYPRSLAVDEPGTRILDRPAGGERDASAARFEYVDPAEKAATRREIAERAYERGWRSFVDTMRPDCRHFELHAREQLLPRCAAKGRAQTAAECAGSCPEFEPEPPAWRTRGWPIEGGPGKRYKRLLAGRRRRRRPGP; encoded by the coding sequence GTGACCGCGGACGCCGAAACCGAGTTCGGCTTCGAACTGCGGACGTGCCGGTGGGCCGAACGCGAGTGGCCCGTCGCGAGGGCCACCCGCGACGACGCGGCCGTCCTCGTCGCCCGACAACTCGGCACGAGACGCCGCCGGTGGGACACCCTCGTCGTCGAGTGCGACCCCGACGGCCTCCGCGAGCGGGCGCGCTTCGGCGAGGAGCGCCTGAACGGCGACCTGCTGTACGTCCTCCGACACGCCCCCGCCGAGTGGGCCTACTACCGCGAGGCGCTCCCCGACCCCGGCTACCCGTGGCGGTACGTCCGCGAGGCGATCCACGACGCCGCCGACCGGGGCGTCCTGGAACGGCGCAGGCGCGGCAACCGCATCGAGATCCGCCGGAAGTGGCCCTACCCCGACTGGCTCCGCCGGATCGTCGCCATCGAGAACAAGCCCGACCTCGACGCGAGCGCCGCCCGCGCCCTCGGCTCGCAACTGGAACACGACGTGGCGATGGCGCTGGCGGACGAGGTCTGGGTCGCCACCCGGGCGACCGGCGAGCGCGTCGAACCCGCGCTGTTCGAGGACCTGCCGGTCGAGGCCGGCATCCTCGCGCTCGACCCCGAGTCCCTCGACGGCGAGGTCACGTGGTACCCCCGGAGCCTCGCGGTCGACGAGCCCGGAACCCGCATCCTCGACCGCCCCGCGGGCGGCGAGCGCGACGCCTCCGCGGCCCGCTTCGAGTACGTCGACCCCGCCGAGAAGGCGGCAACCCGCCGCGAAATCGCGGAACGCGCCTACGAGCGGGGCTGGCGGTCGTTCGTCGACACGATGCGCCCCGACTGCCGTCACTTCGAACTCCACGCGCGAGAGCAGTTGCTACCCCGCTGCGCGGCGAAGGGGCGGGCCCAGACGGCCGCAGAGTGTGCCGGCTCCTGTCCGGAGTTCGAGCCCGAACCGCCCGCGTGGCGCACCCGCGGCTGGCCGATCGAGGGCGGGCCCGGAAAGCGGTACAAGCGGTTGCTCGCCGGGCGACGGCGGCGACGGCGGCCGGGACCGTGA
- a CDS encoding bis(5'-nucleosyl)-tetraphosphatase gives MAVEATSAGAILFRDTRGRREYLLLKSRPGDWEFPKGGVEGDEELQQTAIREVKEEAGIEDFRLIDGFREDYDYVFEANGKTIHKTVHLFIAKSYEASAELSREHRDLQWRDYEQAVNTVTQDGPREILEEAHDFLDELEAEEDDEL, from the coding sequence ATGGCAGTCGAAGCTACGAGCGCAGGCGCGATCCTCTTCCGCGATACGCGGGGCCGGCGCGAGTATCTTCTACTCAAGAGCCGCCCGGGTGACTGGGAGTTTCCGAAGGGCGGCGTCGAAGGGGACGAAGAGCTACAGCAGACGGCGATTCGCGAGGTAAAGGAAGAGGCAGGTATCGAGGATTTCCGCCTCATCGACGGCTTTCGAGAGGACTACGACTACGTCTTCGAGGCGAACGGGAAGACGATCCACAAGACCGTCCACCTGTTCATCGCGAAGTCCTACGAGGCGAGTGCGGAACTGTCGCGCGAGCACCGCGACCTCCAGTGGCGCGACTACGAACAGGCGGTCAACACCGTCACGCAGGACGGCCCGCGTGAGATCCTCGAGGAGGCCCACGATTTCCTCGACGAACTCGAAGCGGAGGAGGACGACGAACTGTAG
- a CDS encoding DUF5797 family protein produces MTLSEEARDRLADVVELQPTKNAELQERWGLESGSEVHRYLENELGEYYFRDDNSLIRATAEAADLVDVEPGVVDDGGGGGPPSRIRVPELHAQVVEVLAGPDERSQSVVSVLHDLREAFDVDPDTEAVRSALQSLRRKDVVEVEYRTVPTFRLAVDRADIEVDVSD; encoded by the coding sequence ATGACGCTCTCCGAGGAGGCCCGCGACCGACTCGCGGACGTGGTGGAGCTACAGCCGACGAAGAACGCCGAGTTGCAGGAACGCTGGGGGCTGGAGAGTGGCAGCGAGGTCCACCGCTACCTCGAAAACGAACTCGGGGAGTACTACTTCCGCGACGACAACAGTCTGATCCGCGCGACGGCGGAGGCGGCCGACCTCGTCGACGTCGAACCCGGCGTCGTCGACGACGGGGGCGGCGGCGGGCCGCCCTCCCGGATCCGGGTCCCGGAACTCCACGCGCAGGTAGTCGAGGTGCTCGCCGGCCCGGACGAGCGCTCCCAGAGCGTCGTCTCCGTGCTCCACGACCTCCGGGAGGCGTTCGACGTCGACCCCGACACCGAGGCGGTCCGGTCGGCGCTGCAGAGCCTGCGCCGCAAGGACGTCGTCGAGGTCGAGTACCGCACCGTGCCGACGTTCCGACTGGCCGTCGACCGCGCCGACATCGAGGTCGACGTCTCCGACTGA
- a CDS encoding DUF4013 domain-containing protein codes for MLEDGLSYPTRGDWLRRILLGGVLGLFSPVVLPAFVLTGYYVRVLERTAGGDDDPPEFDDWGDLLVTGLVGTVVAAAYAVVPTVAYLFVVGGLFGVGAGIGGKSGGLLAGIGVLTMLAFVPLGLLIYYVVPAALANYAHEDSIGAAFDLGTLRPVLVSGEYLMAAILPLAVVFLVGIATTILSMTIVGIVLVPFVGFYANVVIFRMFGAAFAEASGSDASRSPRAAPA; via the coding sequence ATGCTAGAGGATGGGCTGTCGTACCCGACCCGCGGCGACTGGCTCCGACGGATACTCCTCGGCGGCGTGCTCGGACTGTTCTCGCCGGTCGTGTTGCCCGCGTTCGTCCTGACGGGCTACTACGTGCGCGTGCTCGAACGGACGGCGGGTGGCGACGACGACCCCCCGGAGTTCGACGACTGGGGCGACCTCCTCGTGACGGGGCTCGTCGGGACCGTCGTCGCCGCCGCGTACGCCGTCGTCCCGACGGTCGCGTACCTGTTCGTCGTCGGCGGCCTGTTCGGCGTCGGCGCCGGTATCGGCGGCAAGAGCGGCGGTCTCCTCGCCGGCATCGGCGTCCTGACGATGCTCGCGTTCGTCCCGCTGGGGCTGCTGATCTACTACGTCGTCCCCGCGGCGCTCGCAAACTACGCCCACGAGGACTCGATCGGCGCGGCGTTCGACCTCGGCACGCTCAGGCCCGTCCTGGTGAGCGGCGAGTACCTGATGGCGGCGATCCTCCCGCTCGCGGTCGTCTTCCTCGTCGGGATCGCCACCACGATCCTGTCCATGACCATCGTCGGCATCGTACTCGTCCCGTTCGTCGGCTTCTACGCGAACGTCGTCATCTTCCGGATGTTCGGCGCCGCGTTCGCCGAGGCGAGCGGGAGCGACGCCTCGCGGTCGCCGCGGGCGGCCCCCGCCTGA